A part of Streptomyces sp. SLBN-31 genomic DNA contains:
- a CDS encoding HAMP domain-containing sensor histidine kinase, with protein MSRRIALTFLVLTTVLLILAVVPLGVLMTARERVSFRDDQQAATRVIAAAAEEHLSDHRSAAAMDKELHAAAEAGDCAAVYDGSGHLVASTPCKAAQGEEAEELVGRVLAGHEPEPPQNEGRLLAAEPAGDVRRPAGAVVLARSAAPLDARIAAIWGWSAGIGALGLAACVLLSVRLARWVSRPLSTLDAAAHRLGEGNLGERAVVDGGPPEVRRLATTFNTMAGRTEALVHGHRAVIADVSHQLRTPLAALRLRLDVLAAGARGETAAELAAAQVEIARLSRLVDGLLAVARAEQTTPRPAAVPVAEVVEERVAAWAPVAEERGVGLTAAAGPAPAAALGCGHLEQVLDNLIANALDAVDDGGRVTVARRVVAGRSAELRVVDDGPGMDAEAKEVAFHRFGNPEARGSGLGLAIVHRLVTVNGGTVRLEDTPGGGLTVVLELPLWTRESAGPRS; from the coding sequence GTGAGCCGGCGCATCGCCCTGACCTTCCTCGTCCTGACCACCGTGCTGCTGATCCTGGCGGTGGTGCCGCTCGGAGTGCTGATGACCGCCCGGGAACGGGTGTCCTTCCGCGACGACCAGCAGGCGGCGACCCGGGTGATCGCCGCGGCGGCCGAGGAGCACCTCTCCGACCACCGGTCGGCCGCGGCCATGGACAAGGAGCTCCACGCGGCGGCCGAGGCGGGCGACTGCGCCGCCGTCTACGACGGCTCGGGGCACTTGGTCGCCAGTACGCCCTGCAAGGCCGCGCAGGGCGAGGAGGCCGAGGAGCTGGTGGGGCGGGTGCTCGCCGGGCACGAGCCGGAACCGCCGCAGAACGAGGGACGGCTGCTGGCCGCCGAGCCGGCCGGGGACGTGCGCCGGCCCGCCGGGGCCGTGGTCCTGGCCCGTTCCGCCGCGCCGCTGGACGCCCGTATCGCCGCGATCTGGGGCTGGTCCGCCGGGATCGGCGCGCTCGGGCTCGCCGCGTGCGTGCTGCTGTCCGTGCGGCTCGCCCGCTGGGTGAGCCGTCCGCTGTCCACACTGGACGCGGCCGCCCACCGGCTGGGCGAGGGGAACCTGGGCGAACGGGCCGTCGTGGACGGCGGACCGCCGGAGGTACGGCGGCTGGCCACCACCTTCAACACGATGGCGGGGCGTACGGAGGCGCTGGTGCACGGGCACCGGGCCGTGATCGCCGATGTCTCGCACCAGCTGCGCACCCCGCTCGCCGCGCTGCGGCTGCGGCTGGACGTGCTGGCCGCCGGGGCGCGGGGCGAGACCGCGGCGGAACTGGCTGCCGCGCAGGTGGAGATCGCCCGGCTTTCCCGGCTGGTCGACGGGCTGCTCGCGGTGGCGCGCGCCGAGCAGACCACGCCCCGGCCCGCCGCCGTACCGGTCGCCGAGGTGGTGGAGGAACGGGTGGCCGCCTGGGCGCCGGTGGCCGAGGAGCGGGGGGTGGGGCTGACGGCGGCGGCCGGGCCGGCTCCGGCCGCCGCGCTGGGCTGCGGGCATCTGGAGCAGGTCCTCGACAACCTGATCGCCAACGCCCTGGACGCCGTGGACGACGGCGGCCGGGTGACCGTCGCGCGGCGCGTGGTGGCGGGGCGGTCGGCCGAGCTCCGGGTGGTCGACGACGGGCCGGGGATGGACGCGGAGGCCAAGGAGGTGGCGTTCCACCGGTTCGGCAATCCCGAGGCCCGGGGCAGCGGGCTGGGCCTCGCCATCGTGCACCGGCTCGTCACGGTGAACGGGGGGACGGTACGGCTGGAGGACACCCCGGGGGGCGGGCTGACCGTCGTACTGGAACTGCCGCTGTGGACGCGGGAGTCGGCGGGTCCGAGATCTTAA
- a CDS encoding ferric reductase-like transmembrane domain-containing protein — protein sequence MTTLALVGSPLWYAGRAGGTLALLLLTATVVLGIAAGGRAAPRTIGRFEIGLLHRNLSVLTLVFLVLHVVTAVLDPFVRLGWAVTVLPFAASYRPLWLGLGTVAFDLLLAVLVTSALRLRIGARRWKAVHWLAYAAWPFALFHGAGTGTDTRLSLQLWLYAGCLFSVVGAVWWRLAKAGPGRAAGRLAAALGAGTVPVVLTAFLATGPLQPGWAQRAALTTALHLGGGQ from the coding sequence ATGACCACCCTCGCCCTGGTCGGCAGCCCGCTCTGGTACGCCGGCCGCGCCGGAGGCACCCTGGCGCTGCTGCTGCTCACCGCCACCGTGGTGCTCGGCATCGCCGCAGGCGGCCGGGCCGCGCCCCGCACGATCGGCCGCTTCGAGATCGGCCTGCTGCACCGCAACCTGTCCGTCCTGACCCTGGTGTTCCTCGTGCTGCACGTGGTCACCGCGGTCCTCGACCCGTTCGTGCGCCTGGGATGGGCGGTGACGGTGCTGCCGTTCGCCGCCTCCTACCGGCCGCTGTGGCTCGGGCTCGGCACGGTCGCGTTCGATCTGCTGCTGGCGGTGCTGGTGACCAGCGCGCTGCGGCTGCGGATCGGGGCCCGGCGCTGGAAGGCGGTGCACTGGCTGGCCTACGCGGCCTGGCCGTTCGCCCTCTTCCACGGCGCCGGCACGGGCACGGACACCCGCCTCTCCCTCCAACTGTGGCTGTACGCCGGGTGCCTGTTCTCCGTGGTCGGTGCCGTGTGGTGGCGGCTGGCGAAGGCCGGTCCGGGACGGGCCGCCGGCCGGCTGGCCGCCGCGCTCGGCGCGGGCACCGTACCCGTGGTACTCACCGCGTTCCTGGCCACCGGCCCGCTGCAGCCCGGCTGGGCCCAGCGCGCCGCCCTCACCACAGCCCTGCACCTCGGAGGTGGCCAGTGA
- a CDS encoding GAF domain-containing protein, whose protein sequence is MNRERELAQAFVALSDTFAAEFDPLSLFRRLVHTCRDLFDVDAVAVMIADARGGLKTMAATDEDAEFMELLQVQSGQGPCMDCYRSGRPTSVPDIGAEHERWPALVTAMTTAGYRSLQAIPMRLHERSLGGLTLLRRRTGPLPADDVHLAQALADSASLGLMHWSTEPDRADDVVTRVQSVIAAKATLDIARGMIAECAGSTVGEAARLLDVYVGRRHVRLTETAYALVTRALDPAEVLASRTSG, encoded by the coding sequence ATGAACCGCGAGCGAGAGCTGGCTCAGGCCTTCGTCGCCCTGTCGGACACCTTTGCGGCCGAATTCGACCCCTTGAGTCTGTTCCGCCGGCTGGTGCACACCTGCCGGGACCTGTTCGACGTGGACGCGGTGGCGGTGATGATCGCGGACGCCCGGGGCGGTCTGAAGACGATGGCGGCGACCGACGAGGACGCCGAGTTCATGGAGCTGCTGCAGGTGCAGAGCGGGCAGGGCCCCTGCATGGACTGCTACCGCAGCGGCCGACCGACGAGCGTCCCCGACATCGGCGCCGAGCACGAACGCTGGCCCGCCCTGGTCACGGCCATGACCACGGCCGGCTACCGGTCCCTGCAGGCGATCCCCATGCGGCTGCACGAGCGCTCCCTGGGCGGCCTCACCCTGCTGCGCCGGCGAACGGGCCCCCTGCCGGCGGACGACGTCCATCTGGCGCAGGCCCTCGCGGACTCCGCGTCGCTGGGCCTGATGCACTGGTCCACCGAGCCGGACCGCGCCGACGACGTCGTCACCCGCGTGCAGAGCGTCATCGCGGCGAAGGCCACGCTGGACATCGCCCGGGGCATGATCGCGGAGTGCGCGGGGTCCACCGTCGGCGAGGCCGCCCGGCTGCTCGACGTCTACGTCGGCAGACGGCACGTCCGCCTCACCGAGACCGCCTACGCCCTGGTCACCCGCGCCCTGGACCCGGCCGAGGTGCTGGCGTCGCGGACCAGCGGCTGA
- a CDS encoding FAD:protein FMN transferase produces the protein MTPPTATPPTGEPAEVAFPALGTTAVLLVGDPRAVGVAEEVLRDELRAIDVTCSRFRADSELSRVNLAAGSPVRVGPRFAEALQAALRAAELTDGAVDPTVGRAVIALGYDRTFASVRPEDARPLPVFRPAPGWHRIAWDPGTSVLRLPPHTSLDLGATAKALAADRAARRAAAAAGCGVVVNLGGDLAVAGPAPEGGWRIALADDHSHPESGNGPVVTVTAGALATSGVRVRTWRRGGRTVHHIVDPATGEPAAPVWRTVTVAAATCVDANAASTAAIVRGHAAADWLRGTGLPARLVAVDGRVLRLGGWPPDDFDAPDGGPR, from the coding sequence ATGACACCCCCGACCGCGACCCCGCCCACGGGCGAGCCTGCCGAAGTCGCGTTCCCCGCTCTCGGTACCACCGCCGTGCTGCTCGTGGGTGATCCGCGGGCGGTGGGCGTCGCCGAGGAGGTTCTGCGGGACGAGTTGAGGGCGATCGACGTGACGTGCAGTCGGTTTCGGGCCGATTCCGAGCTCAGCAGGGTGAACCTGGCCGCAGGCTCCCCGGTGCGGGTCGGCCCGCGGTTCGCCGAGGCGCTCCAGGCCGCGCTCAGGGCGGCCGAACTCACCGACGGCGCGGTCGACCCGACCGTCGGGCGGGCGGTGATCGCGCTCGGCTACGACCGTACGTTCGCCTCCGTACGGCCCGAGGACGCCCGCCCCCTGCCGGTGTTCCGGCCCGCCCCCGGCTGGCACCGGATCGCGTGGGACCCGGGCACCTCGGTGCTGCGCCTGCCCCCGCACACCTCCCTCGACCTGGGCGCGACCGCCAAGGCGCTGGCCGCCGACCGGGCCGCCCGCCGGGCCGCGGCCGCCGCCGGCTGCGGGGTGGTGGTCAACCTGGGCGGCGATCTCGCGGTGGCCGGCCCGGCACCCGAGGGCGGCTGGCGGATCGCGCTCGCCGACGACCACTCCCACCCCGAGTCCGGCAACGGCCCCGTGGTCACCGTGACGGCCGGCGCACTGGCGACCTCCGGCGTCCGGGTGCGCACCTGGCGCCGCGGCGGCCGCACCGTGCACCACATCGTCGACCCGGCCACCGGCGAACCCGCCGCCCCCGTCTGGCGCACCGTCACCGTCGCCGCCGCGACCTGCGTGGACGCCAACGCGGCGAGCACGGCGGCGATCGTACGGGGCCACGCGGCCGCCGACTGGCTGCGCGGCACCGGCCTGCCGGCCCGGCTGGTCGCGGTGGACGGACGGGTCCTGCGACTGGGCGGCTGGCCGCCCGACGACTTCGACGCCCCCGACGGAGGCCCCCGATGA
- a CDS encoding ferredoxin — protein MTRTRTLRVDRAACTGQGLCAELLPELVDLDEWGYPVLKATEIPSRLHAHARRAVAACPVLALHADRDGR, from the coding sequence ATGACCCGCACCCGCACCCTGCGCGTCGACCGCGCCGCCTGCACCGGCCAGGGCCTGTGTGCCGAACTCCTGCCGGAACTCGTCGATCTGGACGAGTGGGGCTACCCCGTCCTCAAGGCGACGGAGATTCCTTCCCGTCTGCACGCCCACGCCCGCCGTGCCGTCGCCGCGTGCCCCGTCCTGGCCCTGCACGCGGACCGGGACGGCAGGTGA
- a CDS encoding response regulator transcription factor: MGTNGQAAGAFEETRVLVVEDDRGIADSLVRGLRQAGYVVEGVRTGRAALAAPSPDVVLLDLGLPDIDGVEVCRRLRARSDAAIIAVTARGEEADRVVALDEGADDYLVKPFGLAELMARMRAVLRRRRPSGPEILRHGPLAVDLRTRQVSVEGRPVALTPKEFGILECLSADPGRTVSRQEILERAWDAHWYGPTKVLDVHVAALRRKLGVPGLIETVYGHGFRLGAVGDAEGAGEPPP; this comes from the coding sequence TTGGGCACGAACGGGCAGGCCGCCGGCGCCTTCGAGGAGACCCGGGTGCTGGTCGTCGAGGACGACCGCGGCATCGCCGACTCCCTGGTGCGCGGCCTGAGGCAGGCCGGCTACGTGGTGGAGGGCGTGCGGACCGGGCGGGCGGCCCTGGCGGCGCCCTCCCCCGACGTCGTCCTGCTCGACCTGGGGCTGCCGGACATCGACGGTGTCGAGGTGTGCCGGCGGCTGCGGGCCCGTTCGGACGCCGCAATCATCGCGGTCACCGCCCGCGGCGAGGAGGCGGACCGGGTGGTGGCCCTGGACGAGGGGGCCGACGACTACCTGGTCAAACCGTTCGGGCTGGCCGAGCTGATGGCCCGGATGCGGGCGGTGCTGCGCCGCCGCCGCCCGAGCGGCCCGGAGATCCTGCGGCACGGCCCGCTCGCCGTCGACCTGCGCACCCGGCAGGTGTCGGTGGAGGGACGGCCCGTGGCGCTGACACCGAAGGAGTTCGGGATCCTGGAGTGCCTGAGCGCCGATCCGGGGCGGACGGTGAGCCGGCAGGAGATCCTGGAGCGGGCCTGGGACGCCCACTGGTACGGCCCCACCAAGGTGCTGGACGTGCACGTCGCGGCCCTGCGGCGCAAGCTCGGTGTGCCGGGGCTGATCGAGACGGTGTACGGGCACGGGTTCCGGCTCGGGGCCGTCGGGGACGCCGAAGGGGCCGGGGAGCCGCCGCCGTGA
- a CDS encoding GAF and ANTAR domain-containing protein: MPDGDVLGDGDAERETEVERARIAHELIAAVDGLRPPEVPEALCRACCRLLPPATGLSVNVAGNSDGTGIVLCASDDVATRLADIQYTLGEGPSTEAVRLRAPVFAPDLNRPPDTRRWPLFSVQAIKAGAQSVFSLPLAGAGHALGTLDLYRRASGSLSGTHLRTALLVADALSLAVIALDHASPAPEGVVTWLAGAEADREEVHHATGMIMVRLGVSAEEALLRLRARAFAQGRTATEVARAIVDRTMDLCDD; the protein is encoded by the coding sequence ATGCCGGACGGCGATGTGCTGGGCGACGGTGACGCCGAACGGGAGACGGAGGTCGAGCGTGCCCGCATCGCCCACGAGCTCATCGCCGCGGTGGACGGTCTGCGGCCGCCCGAGGTGCCTGAGGCGCTGTGCCGTGCCTGCTGCCGACTGCTCCCGCCGGCGACCGGACTGTCGGTGAACGTGGCCGGGAACAGCGACGGCACGGGCATAGTGCTCTGCGCCAGCGACGACGTCGCCACCCGGCTGGCCGACATCCAGTACACCCTCGGCGAGGGCCCCAGCACGGAGGCCGTCCGGCTGCGGGCGCCCGTCTTCGCCCCGGACCTCAACCGCCCGCCCGACACCCGCCGCTGGCCGCTGTTCTCCGTCCAGGCGATCAAGGCGGGCGCGCAGTCGGTCTTCTCGCTGCCCCTGGCCGGCGCCGGACACGCCCTGGGCACCCTCGACCTTTACCGGCGGGCCTCGGGCTCACTGAGCGGAACCCACCTGCGCACCGCGCTGCTGGTGGCCGACGCGCTGAGTCTCGCCGTGATCGCGCTCGATCACGCTTCTCCGGCCCCCGAAGGAGTCGTAACGTGGCTGGCAGGTGCGGAGGCGGACCGCGAGGAGGTGCACCATGCCACAGGAATGATCATGGTGCGGCTGGGAGTGAGCGCCGAGGAGGCGCTGCTGCGGCTGCGCGCCCGGGCCTTCGCCCAGGGGCGCACCGCGACCGAAGTCGCCCGTGCCATCGTGGACCGGACCATGGACCTCTGCGATGACTGA
- a CDS encoding glycosyltransferase family 2 protein yields the protein MAQRPTADTPSGPDGRVTVAVITRDRPGSVLRTLQALDALPERPAVIVVDNGSGDAARAALRRRPAGVRLFGAHENTGALGRNLAVRHADTPYVAFSDDDSLWTPGALRRAADLFDTHPRLGLLAARTLVGTDGAEDPINAVLGASPLPEEPDLPGRPVLGFLGCACVVRREAFLAVGGYHPVLFFGGEETLLAYDLAADGWGVTYEPSLTACHHPDPTHREGRGHLERRNEVLTLLLRRPLSVALRAGLRLTAAALTGDPAARRALRGVLDRLPAALAHRRRLPSPVERAARLVEARSRS from the coding sequence ATGGCACAGCGGCCCACCGCTGACACGCCCTCAGGCCCCGACGGACGCGTCACGGTCGCCGTGATCACTCGTGACCGGCCCGGGAGCGTGCTGCGCACCCTGCAGGCCCTGGACGCCCTGCCGGAGCGGCCCGCCGTGATCGTCGTGGACAACGGCTCCGGTGACGCGGCCCGCGCCGCGCTGCGCCGCCGACCGGCAGGTGTCCGGCTGTTCGGGGCCCACGAGAACACCGGCGCGCTGGGCCGCAACCTCGCCGTGCGGCACGCGGACACGCCCTATGTCGCCTTCAGCGACGACGACTCCTTGTGGACCCCCGGCGCCCTGCGCCGGGCCGCCGACCTGTTCGACACCCACCCGCGGCTCGGTCTGCTGGCCGCCCGCACGCTGGTCGGAACCGACGGCGCCGAGGACCCGATCAACGCCGTCCTGGGGGCCTCGCCCCTGCCCGAGGAACCCGACCTCCCGGGCCGGCCGGTACTGGGGTTCCTGGGCTGCGCCTGCGTGGTGCGCCGGGAGGCGTTCCTCGCGGTGGGCGGCTATCACCCGGTGCTCTTCTTCGGCGGGGAGGAGACCCTGCTCGCCTACGACCTCGCGGCCGACGGCTGGGGAGTGACGTACGAACCCTCGCTGACGGCCTGTCACCACCCCGACCCCACCCACCGCGAGGGCCGCGGCCACCTGGAGCGGCGCAACGAGGTGCTGACCCTGCTACTGCGCCGGCCGCTGAGCGTCGCGCTGCGGGCGGGCCTGCGCCTGACGGCCGCCGCCCTCACCGGCGACCCGGCCGCCCGCCGAGCCCTGCGCGGCGTGCTGGACCGGCTGCCCGCCGCGCTCGCCCACCGCAGGCGTCTTCCGTCGCCCGTGGAACGCGCGGCCCGGCTGGTGGAGGCGCGGAGCCGTTCCTGA
- the rfaE2 gene encoding D-glycero-beta-D-manno-heptose 1-phosphate adenylyltransferase, with protein sequence MGPASPGRPTGTGHRPVTPSSAEAHALAGQVGAETPPATDAGTRHAGEGGGPERADAGTRRDGDGTGAGRTDAGARRASAVAARADAGTRHAGEGGGPERADAGTRRDGDGTGAGRADAGGGQDGAGAGTRRAGDGAGTGACGSASSGSSVGVGAGGELHAAARDAARLVRGWRVGAVAVTLGGRGALLSHGETPLLVPSPVSAEGDACGAGDRFAAAAAGLLADGELVETAVRGAVHAATRYVAEGGVRSVVVDAVPNEPRQDEPTDDALQAAARVRAAGGTVVAAGGCFDLLHAGHVALLQAARRTGDCLVVCVNSDASVRRRKGDGRPLVPEADRIRVLRALECVDAVAVFDEDTPERLLAELRPHIWAKGGDYARTRLPEASLVESWGGQVVLFPYLDGRSTTGIAERAASGPQPAGRGRGSR encoded by the coding sequence CTGGGACCCGCATCCCCTGGGCGGCCCACCGGTACCGGGCACCGCCCGGTCACACCATCCTCGGCGGAAGCCCACGCGCTGGCGGGACAGGTGGGCGCGGAGACGCCGCCGGCGACCGACGCGGGGACGCGTCACGCCGGTGAGGGCGGAGGTCCGGAGCGGGCCGACGCCGGGACCCGTCGCGATGGGGACGGCACGGGAGCGGGGCGGACGGACGCGGGAGCGAGGCGGGCCAGCGCAGTAGCGGCGCGGGCCGACGCGGGGACGCGTCACGCCGGTGAGGGCGGAGGTCCGGAGCGGGCCGACGCCGGGACCCGTCGCGATGGGGACGGCACGGGAGCGGGGCGGGCCGATGCCGGTGGGGGACAGGATGGGGCCGGCGCGGGAACGCGTCGTGCCGGTGACGGCGCGGGCACGGGGGCGTGTGGGTCGGCGTCGTCTGGTTCGTCCGTGGGGGTGGGGGCCGGTGGGGAGTTGCATGCCGCGGCGCGGGATGCCGCTCGGCTCGTGCGGGGGTGGCGGGTGGGAGCCGTTGCCGTGACGCTCGGGGGGCGGGGGGCGCTCCTCTCGCACGGGGAGACGCCGCTGCTGGTGCCTTCGCCGGTGTCCGCCGAGGGGGACGCCTGTGGTGCCGGGGACCGGTTCGCGGCCGCGGCCGCCGGGCTGCTGGCCGACGGCGAGCTGGTCGAGACGGCTGTGCGGGGCGCCGTACACGCGGCCACCCGGTACGTCGCCGAGGGCGGCGTACGGTCCGTCGTCGTGGACGCCGTGCCCAACGAGCCCCGACAGGACGAGCCGACGGACGACGCGCTGCAGGCCGCCGCCCGGGTGCGGGCCGCGGGCGGGACCGTCGTCGCCGCCGGCGGCTGCTTCGACCTCCTGCACGCCGGCCATGTGGCGCTGCTCCAGGCCGCCCGGCGCACCGGGGACTGCCTGGTGGTGTGCGTCAACTCCGACGCGTCGGTGCGCCGGCGCAAGGGGGACGGCCGCCCGCTGGTCCCGGAGGCCGACCGGATCCGCGTCCTGCGCGCGCTGGAGTGCGTGGACGCCGTCGCGGTCTTCGACGAGGACACCCCGGAACGGCTCCTCGCCGAACTGCGCCCGCACATCTGGGCCAAGGGCGGCGACTACGCCAGGACCCGGCTGCCGGAGGCGTCCCTGGTGGAGAGCTGGGGCGGCCAGGTCGTGCTGTTCCCCTACCTCGACGGCCGCTCCACCACGGGCATCGCCGAGCGGGCGGCCTCCGGCCCCCAGCCGGCCGGCCGGGGACGGGGGTCACGGTGA
- a CDS encoding SIS domain-containing protein — MKLATDVTHCDDLMKALDGFRGYGGSVLGRWGAALASRLGAGSRLLVAGNGGSAAQAQHLTAELVGRYRDDRPAFSALALHVDTSATTAIANDYGVQEIFARQVAAHGRAGDVLALLSTSGASANLLVAADTAHRLGMTVWALTGPAPNPLAGTADEALCVEAATSATVQELHLVAVHMLCESFDEAVERRAAADRRNWSLFTQEGT; from the coding sequence ATGAAACTCGCCACCGACGTCACGCACTGCGACGACCTGATGAAGGCCCTCGACGGATTCCGCGGCTACGGCGGATCCGTACTCGGACGCTGGGGCGCGGCCCTCGCCTCCCGGCTCGGCGCGGGCAGCCGACTGCTCGTCGCCGGCAACGGCGGCAGCGCGGCGCAGGCCCAGCACCTCACGGCCGAGCTGGTCGGCCGGTACCGGGACGACCGGCCGGCCTTCTCCGCCCTCGCGCTGCACGTCGACACCTCCGCCACGACCGCCATCGCCAACGACTACGGCGTCCAGGAGATCTTCGCCCGGCAGGTCGCCGCGCACGGCCGCGCCGGCGACGTCCTGGCGCTGCTGTCCACCAGCGGCGCCAGCGCCAACCTGCTCGTCGCCGCCGACACCGCCCACCGGCTCGGCATGACGGTCTGGGCCCTGACCGGACCGGCCCCCAACCCCCTGGCGGGCACGGCCGACGAGGCACTGTGCGTCGAGGCCGCGACCTCCGCGACCGTGCAGGAACTGCACCTGGTCGCCGTCCACATGCTGTGCGAGTCCTTCGACGAGGCGGTGGAGCGGCGCGCGGCGGCCGACCGCCGGAACTGGTCGCTGTTCACGCAGGAGGGCACGTGA
- a CDS encoding NADH-ubiquinone oxidoreductase-F iron-sulfur binding region domain-containing protein, producing the protein MNAPAHQATWDATETRLLSGWYATGRSADLTDHLRRHGSPPVAAARGNHRSRPLIRALEAAGLTGRGGAGFPTAGKLRAVAEGRGRPVVVVNAMESEPASHKDRFLLAVAPHLVLDGAVLAAEAVGADTVHLCVPRGGSAQYWQLRRAVDERRAACLDEVDLRPHALPHAYVSSESTSLVRWLNGGEARPLGAPPRSHERGVGRRPTLVHNAETLAHLALVARYGPGWFRRAGTRDEPGTTLVTVSGAVAAPGVLEVALGTPLATVLDRAGGGVEPLRAVLLGGFAGTWLPAEHLGTPLTRYDLGRLGAAPGAGVLVALPRSACGLTETARILAYLAAHSAGQCGPCRFGLPAVADDFAALAAGRADAFLLSRLRRRTGLLPDRGACRHPDGAARLAASALECFVDDVDHHLTHGTCPAARRPPRLPVPAATPPETWR; encoded by the coding sequence GTGAACGCCCCCGCACACCAAGCCACCTGGGACGCGACGGAGACCCGGCTGCTGTCCGGTTGGTATGCCACCGGGCGTTCGGCCGATCTGACCGATCACCTGCGGCGCCACGGTTCGCCGCCGGTCGCCGCGGCTCGGGGCAACCACCGTTCCAGGCCGCTGATCCGGGCTCTGGAGGCGGCCGGGCTCACCGGGCGTGGGGGCGCCGGGTTCCCGACGGCCGGGAAGCTGCGCGCGGTCGCGGAGGGACGCGGGCGGCCCGTGGTCGTCGTCAACGCCATGGAGAGCGAACCGGCCAGCCACAAGGACCGGTTCCTGCTCGCCGTGGCCCCGCACCTCGTCCTCGACGGTGCCGTCCTGGCCGCCGAGGCGGTCGGCGCCGACACCGTGCACCTGTGCGTGCCGCGCGGCGGTTCGGCGCAGTACTGGCAGCTGCGCAGGGCCGTCGACGAGCGCCGGGCCGCCTGCCTCGACGAGGTCGACCTGCGCCCGCACGCCCTGCCGCACGCCTACGTCTCCAGTGAGTCGACGTCGCTGGTGCGCTGGCTCAACGGCGGAGAGGCCCGCCCGCTGGGCGCCCCGCCGCGCAGTCACGAACGCGGCGTCGGACGCCGCCCGACCCTCGTCCACAACGCCGAGACCCTCGCCCACCTCGCGCTGGTCGCCCGCTACGGCCCCGGCTGGTTCCGGCGGGCCGGCACGCGGGACGAGCCCGGCACCACGCTCGTCACCGTCTCCGGCGCGGTCGCCGCGCCGGGTGTCCTGGAGGTCGCGCTCGGCACGCCGCTCGCCACGGTCCTGGACCGGGCCGGCGGAGGCGTGGAGCCGCTGCGGGCGGTGCTGTTGGGCGGTTTCGCCGGCACCTGGCTGCCGGCCGAGCACCTGGGCACACCGCTCACCCGGTACGACCTGGGCCGGCTGGGTGCCGCGCCCGGCGCGGGCGTGCTCGTCGCGCTGCCCCGTTCCGCCTGCGGGCTCACCGAGACGGCCCGCATCCTCGCCTACCTGGCCGCGCACAGCGCCGGGCAGTGCGGCCCCTGCCGCTTCGGACTGCCCGCGGTCGCCGACGACTTCGCCGCCCTGGCCGCCGGGCGGGCCGACGCGTTCCTGCTGTCGCGGCTGCGCCGGCGCACCGGTCTGCTGCCGGACCGCGGGGCCTGCCGCCACCCCGACGGCGCGGCCCGTCTGGCCGCCTCCGCCCTGGAGTGCTTCGTGGACGACGTCGACCACCACCTCACCCACGGCACCTGCCCCGCCGCCCGCCGCCCGCCCCGGCTGCCCGTCCCCGCGGCCACACCCCCGGAGACCTGGCGATGA